Part of the Mangifera indica cultivar Alphonso chromosome 4, CATAS_Mindica_2.1, whole genome shotgun sequence genome, AACAAACTTCTTGTCAATTATCAACTGTCTAAAAAGGCTGATTTTGATTGGCGTACATCTTGGAGCAAGCGGTGAGGGGTAGGTTTGAGCCAATTGAATCTAAATAAAGGTACACTTTGAATTTGCCTTAAATTCAAAATGTTAGTTATGTTTCAGCTCAaagtaacataaaaaagaaggataaaagtcatcagaaaagaaaaaaatattgaaaaaaaaaagagttttagtGTAACTATGTCGGTGAGatgtcaaacttgagttaaattattgagttaGAGTTTCAATTTAAGTTCAACTCGTTCGAGTCAAATATAGATTAGAACCTGAACTAGTTTGAATcgaatatatttttactataacTTTTTAGTATAATAGTTTGACtcactattaagatattattatttttttaataaatcagaatatgttttgataatttatgaaatatctatatatacttAACATTTTTACAGTAATTCGTGGAAATGAAATATGTGGAGTGTTACGCCTACAAGTGACCAAGAAGGTGAAATGGGTATAATTTTTTAGTGTCATTTATGATGTTCATATTGTATTGAaccattgaaaattttcaaaattaaaaaaaaaaaaaaaacaatccacTGGgtggaaaaaaagaaacagatcTTGACTCGTCAAAGTTTAGGTTCTACTGTTGAAAAATATCTGCAGTGTATGAATACTAGAATAGCAAGTACTTGGTGTTACAAAGAAGTACAAGAAACCTATGAATAAAAAGCTTGTGCTTGAATCCAgaaataaatacacaaatatttcAAAGCAGAGGGGTTTCAGtttgttaaaaaatgatgaCTCATATTCGAAAACGTGTCAACTTAAAGTTTCGAAATAGATGAAATGAGCATTCCATAACAGGCGAATGAGTGTTATAGATAATGAAGTAGCAAAACGGAGTTGTTTCAAGCATGAAAGGGTCGTTTTAGGCATCATATGTCACGGCCCGACTGGTATGAGAGTGGTAGGGCACCATCATAGTGTAACCTGCACGCACGTAACAGTGCAGTCAAGCTTCCAATCCAGTTTCTAGCAAGAAAAAAGCATTAGTTTGGGTGTGTCTAGTCTACTTTCAATAGCCAAGCAATGCAGTCAAATCCAAGTATTGAAATAGCCCAATTTTTCAGTCCACTTGTAGAATGTGCCAACAAGTGGAGCCTACGTTGATTGGGTGTTGGGAGACATTCGTAAAAGCCTTAGATGGTTGAGTGTTGGGAAGCAACATTTATCCTGTAGTAAGCTTTTTAAGCCCATAAAAAGGACCATTGTACAACTAAATGAATCAAGCAAGCAatcaaataatacaaaatatttttccaacAAAGTTTCACTCTCTCATagtctttgtttgatttgtcttTTGGTGTTCTTGATTGTGCTTCTTCCAATTTCATTTTGCAACAGTCTTTCCATTGTTTTTAAGCAGCTTTTGGGACAGGTTGCTGACTTAAAAACAGAGTTCCAGCTAGGTGCCGCATAGGTGCATCGTGGAGAAAATCAGCCTGTGACACATATAGTGTACAatgattgtcatagaaatttTACTGTTGCCTGTTCCAGAAGCTTTGTAGACGTTCCAAGGAAGAATATGGATGTTCCAAGAAGGAATGAGGTTGTTCTGAGTATGACAATTTGCAAGAAACtctcaattatacaatataacgAATTTAGACTTacttattcataattaataaaagaacgACCGCTTTGTGGATATAGATACATTGACAAACCGCATAAACTTTTGTGCCTTTGATAGATTGTTTTTGTCAAAGATTTTCTCTTTATTCGGTTAAAGTCTCATTAAGATTAAATTCACAATACAATTATCCTCATGGTGGGCAGCCTTCTACAGCTTAGAAAAGGCCAATAAACCATTAACTACTACGACTAGATGTAATTTCGCTGCTAACCCATTTTGATGTCACGGATGTTGATGACAGACTGACATTCTTCAACAAGGAAGCCACTTCAAAATCTGGTGATGAAGCTGTATGCTGCACGCTGCAACTTTGAATTCTCTTCAATTCCTCCAATACCGCATTCATGGAAGGTCTCATTTCCCTGTTCTGTTGCAGACATAGAAAGGCAAGCTCTGCAACTGAAGTTGTCATCCTTTTAACTTCTTCATCTGATTGAAATCCAAGACATGGGTCAATCAGCTCTTCAAGTGCAGAATTCTGAATCCTGTTTACTGCTAAGTAAGCCAAGTTAATCTCTTGTTTCTCCCTGTTCATATCAACAGGAGGCATTGATGAAATGAGCTCAATCAGGACAACTCCAAAGCTATAAACATCACTCTTATCTGTTAACTGATAACATAAATGATACTCAGGATCGACATAGCCCGGACTTCCTTGTGGAGCTGTTGAGACATGAGTGACATCGGTTGGAAACAACCGCGAAAGCCCAAAATCTGCAACTTTTACACTGAAGTTGTTATCAAGTAGAATGTTGTTAGTCTTCATGTCCCTGTGTATGATATCAGAAGCATGGAGGTAAGCCAATGCGCTAGCTGTTTCTATTGCGATGTTCATGCGAATAGGCCATGGAAGTGAGCCAGGCTTCACTCTTCCACCGCGAAGATGATCAGCAACGGTTCCATTAGGAATGAATTCATACACCAGGAGGAGACCCTGTGGACTGTGACGTGAAGTGCAGCCATAAAGGGACACAAGATTCTTGTGGCGCAATCGAGTGAGGATCTCAATTTCATTCATAAACTGCTCAAACTTTCTATTGTTGTGCTCATGAAAGCGCTTCACTGCAACTTCCCTCCCGTCCTGAAGTTTCGCTGATTGCAAGAGATCAAATAGGCCATTTAACAACCATTCAGCTCTTCCTctattctaattttttctttcttgtacactaaaatttaaaataaacattcaTTGTTTAGCTTCTTACCGTAATACACCCGTCCAAAGCCACCATCTCCAAGCTCTTTCTCATGACTAAAGTTATCAGTGGCTTCTGCAAGTTCTTTGTATGAGAAGAGCGGGACACCAAAACAGACACTACCTACTTCCAATTCTGATCTTGGGGGATCATTGGAAATGAGTCTTGAGTTGAAGCTTgcagatatttttttcttgtgacGGTGGATGGACCAAATCAATACAACAATCAGGATGGCTAATCCTCCAATTCCGATACCTTATGAGCAAGATAAAGCATTGTAAATATTACGAGCAGATACGCAATATGAGGGAGAAATATTAGAAATGGTACAGAAGAAATATTCtgaaataatataattcatatatttatgacCTTTGATTTGGTTAAAGAAGTACATTACCTAGTCCCAAGGCTAGCTTCCACCATTGTTGTTTATCTGCAAAAATATTATGAGGCTCTGAGAATAAATAACAAACCCAACACAAAAATAAGCTAACACAAGAACACAAGATTTTACGTGGAAAACCCAAATCAGAAAAAACCACATTAGTCAGAGAAAATTTCGCTAAAACAGGAAAATGTAAACCAAATATACATCTTGTTGTGACATTCAAAAGTTACCTTTCTGAGTTCGTCCAAGTTCAGATGAGGAGGGGGCTGAGGctaatcaaaataaagaaaagcatTAATTTCGAGACAAGTAATTGAAGAATTAATCGTCATCAAGAAATCAGTATGGTGTACCTATTAAACAATGAAATTTCTCCTTGTAAACTTGACATTTGCCTCCCCTGGTACGACACAGAACACATTCTTCAGTCACTTGGAGTTCAAACATATGGGTGGACAAGTTCAAGAAGGTAACACCCTTTTGAATCGTCTTATTTGTGAACAAGATACGAAAGCAATTAGATGGGAGTTTTGACGGGCACTTCTCGTCGAAAATGTCGTACGTGGAGTCATTGCAAAGCTTCCGGGGTCCAAAATCTTCGGGCTTTCCGCCATGGGAACAATTGAGCaggttttgattgattttaaaaaagacTGAATATGGGCTTGCCagggtaaatttttttaataatccatCACAGCTTCTGTTGCTCCCCGACTTGTTAAATTCTGGTGGGCCTGACCAATTTATTGGTTGATCGTGAAGCTGAAACTTATAATCCTGAGAGATGTGATCAACATAAAGCCTTGGCCAATCTTTTCCCAATTGAATGCTAGGAGACTCCTGTTCAGTGCAGTTCTTTATTCTCAAGAATCCACATTCAGGATACGTTTCATTGAAAAAAGGGAAGCTTACAAGGCCAAGCATTCCACAATGAAAAGGTTGACATTTTGGGCTGGAGCCCTCTTCTTCTTGAGCCAAAGAACCAAGTAAAAGATGAGAGACAAAGAAAAATGTAAGATAAGAGACACCAGACATTCTAAATACCAAACTCGAATTGGCAACAGATTTAGAAAACATCATAACAATGAAAGACTCGTGTTGGGTTCTGTATGTGTATTTCTGATGGTGCAGTTTTCCTTTAGTTCCATTTTTGTAACCTCTACACCACGCAGTTGAATTGGAAAATTTTGGATGGTGAAGACTAGCACATATAGCAAGTGATGGCAGTTTCTAAATCATGAATGTTCAGTGATGGGACACCTTCTGGACGGGTTTGCCAGTGACTGGAAACCAATAAACAGATCTTCTCATAAATGTTCGGTGATGGGACAACATTTTCTCATGGACTCATGTATGCACATTGCTGATTTTTGTCACAACATTTTTATGTcatttcttcatattttataGGTGGTAACtaactgttttttattttcaagtaattaaTTCATGCATTTACGGCTCGTACAgcttgttttttgttatttcactTTACAGGTTAGTTTCGTGATTCAACTCATATATAGAGTGTTTGCGTTGtatgtaaaatttcaaatttgtatttgagAGTTAATTATTCAGTTtagtgatttgatttgagttgaacATGATACTATAGATGTAAGCTAAGAGGGATCTTAGCTAGACTATGTAAAAACcatattgttatttttagtttcagtttttttatgtttttctgcCGTGAGTGTTCAATTAAGAGTAAAGTGTGTGACATATTACCATTCCTCAATCAAATGAATTAATCAAACATGAATCACAACTTTCAACTTATATTATTCTGCATTTTCCATTTTCGTTTAACTTCTTGACCACGCAATTgactttgaattttgtttgaggACTAACACAAACAAAAAGTTGGGACAGTTTCTAAGTCATAGTTTTCCACTGATGGGAAAACGTTTGGATTGGAAAAATCAGGAAAAAAATTACGACAAAGAGATAATTGTTCAACTTAGACATCAAATTGCCACCATTTAATCTAACTTCTGGACAAGTATTGACTGACTTAGGTCGGTTGTCCATTGGCTTGCATAATGGGAAATTTGGAACAAGTGATAAGGAAGGTGACAAGGATTTCATCAAATGCTAGAAGCATCTTTGTTAGTGTCATTTTTCTGTTACAAATGAAAGGTTTACTGGAAGTGCAAGGAAAAGaacatattttgatttttcaaaaggaCACGCAGAGTGCCTctgtcaaaatattgtttagATTCCTTGGCTTGCACTCCCAACTTTCAATTCCAGTGAATTCCTCCAATACCACTTCCATGGAAGTTCTAATATCCGGGTTCTGTTGCAAGCATAAAAAGGCCAGCTTAGCAATTGAAGTGTTCATTCCTCTAACTTCTTACAGATGGATTTTTAGTTCATCTACTCTTATTTATGTGCTGTTCATAGCAGTACATATGCGCTGTGTAGGTTCAAGCAAGGGGGAATGCACTTTATAAATTCATGTTGAATGGagctgtttcttcttctttatttagGCTCTGAAACTGCTACAGCAGTGAtcatattttgtaattgttCCAATCATGGCTTACTTATTAATGTTATTaacaatgaataattttatttatttttttttttttcgtgtGACTTTAAATCCAAATTGTGATTGATAATTGTGTGAAACCCATTTTCCATGTTCACACCTTATTCTTGAAGTCTCAACAGGACCATCAAAATTTATCTAAGGATGAGAACAATATAGTTTCCatcttttattgtaattattatatagTGCTGATCCAAATTCTAAAATTCAAGATGGTAGAATAAGAGTGACATGAGACAAGAACATGTGTCGTGTGAGTACAAATATCAACTATTTGCCTGTTAGGGTTTGTGATGGAAATCCAATCACAAAAGTGTACCGTCGCAGGCCCAAAGTGAAGATTCTAGGAGGCAGCCCAACGGGTGTGAATGTTGGCCCAACTTAGAGCAAAAGTAATGACCAAGTGGGCAGGGGCAGTTTGGACAGCTCATCAGAGCAACTGAAATTAGTTGAAGTTTCCCTTCTAGAATTCAGAGACAAGAATCATTAATGGTGGGGTCCATTTTCAGTTAGAGAGGGGTGTGCATATATTTATTCAGGAGCGCATGCTAAAGCAGACTGCAGGAGTGCATGCTAAAGGAGACTGAAGACATTATTCAGTTATTACTACTTGTAGTTAGCGATAATTTTGCAGAGGGCTGGCTCTCGAAACCCAGCTgtgttaattgttttttaactgTTGCTCTTTGTTATTGCTCTTTGGGTTCTTGTTTCCCAGATTGACCTATTGTTACAGACTTGGATCATTGCTGTAGCTATTTTCTCATTATGAATATGGAATGAAATGTTATTACTGCTCTGTTTGATCTCATTACAATCTTGTTcaattataaatgatgaaaagaaCATTGAGAGTGAATTTGTATCTGTGACTTATACCcaatttccttttttgtttgtgAGTGATTTGGGGCTGTTGATTGGGCTGTTGTTTGGAAGAAACTGGGATTGTTGAACCTATTGGAAGGAGCTGCTGGAACCAATAGCAAGGAGGACTGTTAGCCATTCATTTAGGTTTGCAACAGTTTGTAAATAAAAGTTGTATTAAAGTGCATACAAAATTAGAGAGAGCATATGTGTGCCACGATAGAGAGCACAGTAATATCGTCCTCTCGTAATCATTTTCATCCATAGTGAAATTTTCTCAATGGTGTGTCCATTCCTGGTTTTGAATTTTTCACGAAAATATTTGCGCTCCTATAATGAGTTTCCTTTGGTCATGACATTAATGTAATAGTATTCTTTGTCCATGACAGTAATGTAAACGATAGGGAGTCATTTTTTGGCCATTATGCTTTGAATTCCTAGTCATGGAGACAAGATCTTTTATTTCTCTGTGCCATTTGAGTAAGCTTGACCAAGAACCCAACTTGCACTCATTTCCTTCTGATTCTCTTAGTCTTCTCTATGTAATTTCTGAGTCAACTGGTGTGTTTGGATGTATAGGGAAACTCAACTTCTGTACtgggaaagaagagaagaaaatacaaaagacttCTGCTAGCGAGAAGAGATGGCTGGTCTCTGCTACATTCTGtttcttgttttctcttttcttttgcttctaGTTCTTTGCTTGGCTCAAGAAGGAAAGAGATTCAATCCAAGATGTCCACATTTTGGTTGTGGTTTCCTTGGCGATATCAACTTCCCCTTCACCAACCGATCGCATCTGGGTTGTGGCTTGCTGATTGTAGTTAGCTGCACTGAACCTGTTCCAAAGATTCAGTCGGGAAAGCATCGGACATGGTTTGACATTATGGACATCACTCGGAATAATCTGGTTAAGCTTTATGAACAAGATTTTGAACAACAGTTGACGCAAAG contains:
- the LOC123214520 gene encoding LEAF RUST 10 DISEASE-RESISTANCE LOCUS RECEPTOR-LIKE PROTEIN KINASE-like 1.1; the encoded protein is MMFSKSVANSSLVFRMSGVSYLTFFFVSHLLLGSLAQEEEGSSPKCQPFHCGMLGLVSFPFFNETYPECGFLRIKNCTEQESPSIQLGKDWPRLYVDHISQDYKFQLHDQPINWSGPPEFNKSGSNRSCDGLLKKFTLASPYSVFFKINQNLLNCSHGGKPEDFGPRKLCNDSTYDIFDEKCPSKLPSNCFRILFTNKTIQKGVTFLNLSTHMFELQVTEECVLCRTRGGKCQVYKEKFHCLIASAPSSSELGRTQKDKQQWWKLALGLGIGIGGLAILIVVLIWSIHRHKKKISASFNSRLISNDPPRSELEVGSVCFGVPLFSYKELAEATDNFSHEKELGDGGFGRVYYAKLQDGREVAVKRFHEHNNRKFEQFMNEIEILTRLRHKNLVSLYGCTSRHSPQGLLLVYEFIPNGTVADHLRGGRVKPGSLPWPIRMNIAIETASALAYLHASDIIHRDMKTNNILLDNNFSVKVADFGLSRLFPTDVTHVSTAPQGSPGYVDPEYHLCYQLTDKSDVYSFGVVLIELISSMPPVDMNREKQEINLAYLAVNRIQNSALEELIDPCLGFQSDEEVKRMTTSVAELAFLCLQQNREMRPSMNAVLEELKRIQSCSVQHTASSPDFEVASLLKNVSLSSTSVTSKWVSSEITSSRSS